tgacgtcatatatgagattcgacgagttcgtcacattaccctactcgtcaaattaccctacactcccctacctTCTTATCAGAAAGTGAAATTGTGTTATCATTTTAATGTGCATCTTTGGGATATTTATAGCCACAGCTGAATGTTTTTATCTGTATGTATAGTGCACTGTTAATGAACTCGATTTAGCTATTAATGAACAATCGAGGAGAAATGTGTCGCATTAGTTGTTAGTAGTTGTtaagtaaaacaagagagaacgctatagtcgggttgttgtcccgactatctaatacccgtcactcagctaatgggagtgcgaacgctgtgtcgggttggtgtcccgactaataatcgtaactcagctaaagggagtgcgagggagatagatatataatttttcattgcgtataaatttttaatgaatggtccgatttgaaaaatgtcttatacatttcgataggtataaatatacacaacaaaattgcatttatacttctcgaaaatctttaaagatgtgggcgcaggacccattttaaaatcgttagtgggcgattgtgggcgttagagggggcgtggcgctcggctaaaataaacttgcgctgcgtaggaagccaaagaatatgtgtgggaaatctcaaccttctagcttttgtagtttctgagatctcagcgttcatacagacggacagacagacagacggacagacggacatggctagatcgactcggctagtgaccctgatcaagaatatatatactttatggggtcggaaacgcttccttctagctgttacatacttttgcacgaatctagtatacccttttactctacgagtaacgggtataaaaattgaatgtttccAGATAAAACACAAGAGGAGTAAGATTCTGTTAATTTTTGTCGTTCGTCACATTGAGAAAACGAATTTGGGTtacgataaaaataaaaaagagcctTTACAAGACATTTCACATcattaaacattatttaaattgattcaAATGAACAgaatgctttaaaaaaatgtcaatagCAACAAAATGCGAAACCAATTATaagtaaatgttaaatattttactactTACTGCTATCCGTTTACGCATAAATATATTCGcgttaaacaatattttgaatgttttccaaatttttaatcaaactAATAacgtaataaaatattttttaaactagtcatcttctaaaaataatatagtcACTGTACTTGTTACCTATCCAATTCAACTATTTAGCAATccattaaactttttaattgtgATTGGTAATTTTTGAGATTACGCGCCTATTAACTTGATCATTATTAGCTGGATATTAAGaggtatttaggtaaaaaattTCGTTGCAAAAAGTGCAATTTCGCGATGAAAGGTCATCTTTATTCCAagcaattaaatggaaatcatCGCGTGCAGCAGACTCAACACGTCCATTTTTTGTAGACCTATTTTCCCCCAAACTGAGCACAACTCTCTGAAAAAAGTGACTGCAGGCGAGAAAGCTGCCTCTCCTTCTCCTCACTCGGGATCCCAAGTCTTGTGTCTCGCTCTGTCCCACAGCACCTGGCCAGTCAACAATGTGGCGCTTAATTAAGCACGCGTCGGCCCTGTCAGCATCTCTTTCTCTCTGTCTGCAATCAAGATttgtgcactgagagaaagtCGTCTAAGGTGGTATTTTCAACTAATTTGACTGCATTTCGAACtcgaaaactattttgtgttTAGGGAATAcgactttaatttatttatttttgttgcttatgaaaccaaataataacataaacaaaataaagggCATAGAGACTAAGAAAATAACTGTGCAAATTACATAATGAtccaaattgaaaaaatatgcaacCAAAAcggaatatatataaaaacaaatttattttttccacaaGCAAAGCTTTAGAGAATTACTAATGACGTTGATAACTACATCCATGACAATATATGGATGTAGAATCAAAATAACTTAACCTATACACTTTCTTAGCTTCTAAGCTACAACAGTTCGTGGGTAAATATTGtgaataatgattttaatagaatttatttagtttggcTTGTCAGTGTTTTCAAGTATAAAGCAAAGTATCTACTCAAAAGTTGTCCCAAAAATTCACTTGCAAATTTCTGTGTGCGCACATAGAGACTATGCCACGCCAAGCAGATGTTCAATTCGATGAAATTTAGTTGTAATGTCAAATATCCCAATTGCAATCCAtgtcttttctttttgtgtaaGATACAAATGATTGCAGAGTGGTTCGTTTTGCCGCTGCCAATGCATTGTAATTGAATCAGAGAGGTTTTCTGGCGTTTTCGCTTTGATTTACTTTCAATTAttcagcaaaagcaaaacgaACCGACACCGAGCGAGGGCGTGACTGCTAGATAATAGCTATCTGGGTAATTAGCCGAGGCCCAGGCGATAGGCTTATTGCCTTATGACCTACTTAAATCGGCGGCAAGCCCTTTGGGAAACCAGAAAAACCAGTAAAGTGCGCGAATGGCAACAGGTTGATCCGCTGGGTACTTACCGCAGAGAGTAGCTGGGAATTCGGTTACGTATCCGAAAAACTGCCGCTGGACTGGCCGGGGTATTGAATCATCCGCCGATAGACGACGATCGTAAATCGAATTtgactttatatttattttattcaaatgcaAACACTCGGGGGCACTCGAAAGaacttaatatattttcacCTTGAGTGCGCGCACTTAGCCGCAGAAAAGAGAATAACAATAAGTGGGGGATACGGCGAgaaagaagcagaagcagaagagGGAGGCAGAAACCGCACAcgataacaataacaataacaatgccggggcagcgacgccggcagaggcTGAGGCAGAGCCTGGCTTGTCAATAAGACAGAGTAAAAAACACGCGACAAACAATTCCGGttaagagaaagagagggaagACGCGAAACAACGTCAACAATTGGCTTTCCCGCCCCCGCGATCCCGTTAACCGCCCCCTGGCAGCGCAGTCGCAGCGCAGCGACAgcgaaaggcaaacaaaacgcACAACACGATTGTCGATTTCTTCGCACTTTTCCAGAcacttttttcactttttccccaCGCCCACCGCATTCAGGCCAATAAATTGGCCATCATTTCGGCGATAAATTATCCACTCGAACCGtatgaaaatgcaattttccagGGCGCCGCGTCATGCACGAAGTCGTGTACCGCTCCTCCGTCTCCCTCTATCCACCGAAGTGCCAGCGCAGCGCAGATAAGGCGGACCGACGCGGAAAAACCAGCGAAAACACGTCTGACTGAAAGCGCGGCCGGGCAACAAGTGTTAGAAAGCAGCTGCGCCATATGATCGATTAGTGTGACCGCAGCAAAAATACTAAAACCACCGTTAGCAAGACCCCGAACAGATCAGCCTTTGAGTTTCTAATAATTACaattagttaaatattaatttcatttaatatccGAAAAGATTTTAAGTAAAAACATATCTCAGGTATGAAGcattcttaaaaatactttttaatgtaAACGGAATGGTCACCCTGAAGATCTAGCTGTTATAAAATGCTTTATTTCGCTCGATCTGGCATCATTGTAGTTATGATAATTGAGCgcgcattcaaaattcagACGGAGCACTTTTACTTTTGATTAAAGATTTATCCTAAGTAATaacgttttattaaattggtaCCAAAAGTATCTCAATATAACTAGGTAGTGTCTTTTGTGTCAAAAATGATCGGATTTTTATTTGGTGCTTACATTGCGttggaaaatttaaaaccGCATCCCCtgggaatttaaattaaattttaaattttttaattaaagaaaaaataaaaaactctaACCAGAAGGCAGattttgaactttttaaacaataaacagtacaaaaaattatttacagaTTTAAGATAACCactatttttaacttaattttgtatttaacatttgtatttaaagAAGTAAAATGAGAGTATCTATAAACAAAATAcctaatttttgtttcttccaaactaaaagaataataatgtattaatttattaaacaatagTTTAACTGCCTTAAATGTTGAAAATGTTAATGTCCTGTTCTTTGGATTTGCAGAAAATGTTGAATGTTTGCCCGGGAAACCATTGAAATCATCGCACAAAGCACATCGTTTATCCTCCCCCAAAAACTATAGAGCTCCGCAATATGGCTGTGGCtggttttgtttattgttggcCTTTGTTCGGGCTTGCCATTATTCTGCTGACGGTACTGGCGACGCCGATTGACGCCGCCCAGAGGCATACTGCCTCGGATAATCCCTCAACATACAATATTGGCGGCGTACTGAGCAATTCCGACAGCGAGGAGCACTTCAGCACAACAATAAAGGCAAGCGCGTTAGCTAACTAGATTTGCCTTTTATCCAAGTCAATCATTaccctttttcttttctttttcagcACCTCAATTTCGATCAGCAATATGTACCCCGCAAGGTCACCTACTATGATAAGACAATAAGGATGGACAAGAACCCCATCAAGACGGTTTTTAATGTATGCGACAAGCTCATCGAAAACCGGGTAAGTCGTTGGCCAAATGCAATTGCCTCTTCATTTCCATTTATCCCGACCTGGTTCGCTACATTTCGATAATTCAAAGGGAAATTATTCGGAAATGACTTGATTGGTAACGGTAATGCGCCAGCAGTTTCCAATATCCACAGCCTTCCAGTTGGTTAACTCTAggcttttttttctccttaaacatacatatgtatgtacaagtTTGTATTTGCAGTACAGTGTtgatggaattttttcttaccTATTGTGTTAAGTCACGGTCAAggcatttgacattttttaatcttttgtaGAAAATCTCAATCTtactttttagaatttttttttttctaacatCAAGTTTAAAGgctgtttaaaaatttaaaaaagaaattggtTTGCAGCTTATTGaacgtgttttaaaaaaataaaaggtttaGCGGTCATGAAATAACGTTTATGTAACGCACTGTACTTACAACCAATGGGATCATCATCCAGGTCTTTTGAGAATCAAACTGGATTCTCATGCTATAAATTAACGCTGTCatgcacaaacaaaaaatgtacaaaaaatcCTAATGACGAAGAGCCTTTCAGCGCTCCAAAGTGCAATGCACCCGTCGATTTGGGACATCGTTAACATTTAACTTAAAGCCGAAACACTTTTTCCAACCCACATCCGCTGAATTGGTATACAAACCACTTAAATTATCGTTGGATTCCATCAATCCCATTCCGTGCGGTATTTCATATTTCTTACGAGCTGTGGGTGGCAGTCCGGAACAGAAGTTCACACCCACTAGACCAGGTCCAAATCAATTCTATGACTGTTTTGGGCGGCATTTGTCATCATTAATGTTTGGGCGAATTTATCATGTCAGGTCCCAAAATGCGCGTCCATTCCGAACCTTTCATTACCCAAAGGAAACAAATCAACTGTCATTGACTCCCTTGGATGTCAGTTCCTGAACGGTGCGTTTCGCTAGTGTAAGTTTCTGTAATATATTGTCTTGCTGAAACCAAATTAATTCCGTGCATAATTTTTTGtgagatttgaaaatttttaaacttaacaTATATGAGTTTATGTTTCGGAAATATCATACTTAACactaatatttgaaattaccTTTTCCATCAGCCTTTGAGGTACAAATCGCACTATATAAATGACGGTCGCTCTTTTTGCTCAGCCAATTGAACGTCCTCTCGGCGCCATTTACACTTCCGACCTTACCCATTCCCACCCACCCATCGCCAGGGATCCTTCCCTGTGGCATCTTTCTTGCATTGCTCATTTCCACTGATTTGGTTTGTTACCCCCGGCACCCTTTTTCCTCTCCCTCCGCAGGTGTACGCCGTAGTCGTTTCGCATGAGCAAACCTCAGGTGATTTGTCGCCGGCGGCCGTGAGTTATACAAGCGGATTCTATTCAATTCCTGTCATTGGCATATCCTCGCGGGATGCGGCCTTCTCCGACAAGAACATCCACGTCTCCTTCCTGAGGACGGTGCCCCCGTACTACCACCAAGCGGATGTCTGGCTGGAGATGCTCAGCCACTTCGCCTACACGAAGGTAGGTTTGATGGCCACCCATGTGGCACTGGCATCGCACCCAAATTTGACTTATTGACTTATTGAGTTGTTCCGTTATCTGCTCCGCTGGCGACAGGTAATCATCATCCATAGCTCCGACACGGATGGCAGGGCCATTCTGGGCCGATTCCAGACCACATCCCAGACCTACTACGACGACGTGGATGTGCGCGCCACCGTGGAACTGATTGTCGAATTCGAGCCCAAGCTGGAGAGCTTCACGGAGCACCTCATCGACATGAAGACGGCCCAGTCCAGGGTGTACCTGATGTACGCCAGGTGAGTGCCCCGAATTCGCGTAAGTAATGCATTCGTAATGGGGTCAGCCTGAGCAGGCTGGAGATTCGTTTGGGGGTTAACGGCAGTGACAGACGTCGACCATCAATACAAtaaatttgtttggttttgggcAGTGAGATATGAtgtatgaaatattttcttactttcataaatattttttttaagcaaaatTAACCTGGATTTTTTTCTAGACATCTTTATAGTCTGTCAGTTGACAATTACAGAGCTGCATGTATAAATTGTTCTTCCTCCGGGTGACGGTTAAATTGGAATTCTCAAGCGCGTCTGTCAATTGTTGTCAATTTTGAATAAAGTGATTTTATGTTGTACTTcgtaaattaatttcaatggaAAAGCGTCGTACACCAGATTACTGAGATTGAATTCCACCATGGGCGTGGCTTTGACTCAGCAACTGGTCGTTTCTGCTTTTGATCAAATTGAGGCAACGATGTTCTACATATGTATGCaaattattactattattaagatacttttttatGTGGGCTCGTTCAATGGGCAGCGCTTAATATCGCTGATGAGCGAAAATTATTTGTATGACGTTTATTAGTAaatatctatatcatatatacATGTACATCAGTGATTTAAAATTCCTTAACTGGCTTAAAACTGGCTTTTTATGCATATAAATTCATACATAATTCCGCCCGCAGCACCGAGGACGCCCAAGTAATCTTCCGCGATGCTGGGGAGTACAACATGACCGGGGAGGGCCACGTGTGGATTGTGACGGAGCAGGCGCTGTTCTCCAACAATACTCCGGACGGAGTGCTGGGCCTCCAGCTGGAGCACGCCCACAGCGACAAGGGGCACATTAGGGTGAGTGCGAGTCCTCCGCCTGGAATCTAGAATATGCATGATGATGACGTGATTTGTTGCCTCCCCAACAGGACAGCGTTTATGTTTTGGCCTCGGCCATCAAGGAGATGATTTCCAACGAGACCATCGCCGAGGCTCCAAAGGATTGCGGCGACTCTGCTGTTAACTGGGAATCGGGTGAGTTCTATGCCAGGCTTTCCTAAGGACACACGCCAAAATAAACTTTATGGCAGGCAAGAGGCTGTTCCAGTACCTCAAGAACCGAAATATCACGGGCGAAACGGGACAGGTGGCCTTCGATGACAATGGAGATCGAATCTACGCCGGCTATGATGTGATAAACATTCGGGAGCAGCAGAAAAAGCACGTGGTTGGAAAGTTCAGTTACGACAGCGTAGGTTTCCCCTCttatgaatatatttatttagttttgttcTTAATTAAAATAGATTGTTTATATggagaaatgttaaaatatcaCAGCTAATAAATCCTAATTTCAGATGCGGGCGAAGATGCGGATGAGGATCAACGATAGCGAGATCATTTGGCCAGGAAAGCAGCGTCGAAAGCCGGAGGGCATCATGATCCCAACCCACCTGAAGTTGCTGACCATCGAGGAGAAGCCTTTTGTCTACGTGCGACGCATGGGCGACGACGAGTTCCGCTGCGAACCGGACGAGCGTCCCTGTCCACTTTTCAACAACTCGGATGCCACTGGTAATCCATTTACTTTCAATTAATATCaggtttcttttttaattatacccgttactcgtagagtaacacacatctttaaagatttccaagaagtataaatgcaattttgttgtgtataattatacctatcgaaatgtagaagacatttttcaaatcggaccattcatttaaaagttatacggAATTAAAATTgcttatatatctatctccctcgctttccctttagctgagttacgattattagtcgggacaccaacccttgtacagcgttcgcactttctttagctgagtgacgggtattagataatcgggacaccaacccgactatagcgttctctcttgttatacccttgtagagggtattataatttcagtcggatgtttgcaacgctgtgaaggagacgtttccgaccacataaagtatatatattcttgatcaggaccaatagccgagtctatctagccatgtccgtctgtccgtctgtccgtctgtccgtctgtctgtctgtccgtctgtccgtctgtccgtttctatgcgaactagtctctcagtttgaAAGCTATCGCggtgaaactttcccaaaagtcttctttctattgcaggtagtacatatgtcgaagcgagccggatcggaccactatatcttaaggcttccataggaatatttaaacaaatataagaaaattcattgtaactttgtaggaagtaggcgttttgattctttactgcttatgtataaacaaaattaaaatagaaacgctgaatctggaatccctggaactgcaccgagtgagcattactttatctgcaagggtatataagcttcggctggccgaagttagcttcctttcttgttttttgatttgttttatgCTAATCATTTCATAACTTATTTTGAAGTTACCTATCCTAAATCAAAGTAATGCTTGACTGACCTTGCCTTTCTCCTCCTCCAGCCAACGAATTCTGCTGCCGCGGGTACTGCATCGACCTGCTGATCGAGCTGTCCAAGCGGATCAACTTCACCTACGACCTGGCCCTGTCCCCCGACGGCCAGTTCGGTCACTACATCCTGCGGAACAGCTCGGGGGCCATGACGCTGCGCAAGGAGTGGACGGGCCTCATCGGAGAGCTGGTCAACGAACGTGCCGAGTAAgcgaatgggaatgggaatggaacaTATACCTTCTAACATATACCTTCTAACCGGGGACTTCCATTTAGCATGATCGTGGCACCACTAACCATCAATCCGGAGCGTGCCGAGTACATAGAATTCTCAAAACCATTCAAATACCAAGGCATTACAATACTCGAGAAGAAACCGTCACGATCGAGTACTCTCGTGTCTTTCTTGCAGCCGTTTAGTAACACGCTATGGATCTTGGTAATGGTGTCGGTCCATGTTGTGGCGCTCGTGCTCTACCTACTGGACAGGTGAGTGAATCCCTGGAATCTCCCTAAGAAAACCCACCCAAGCGAAAGTAGGGCGATGAAGAAGGGTTGCTGCATTGGACGGTTGAATGGCACCCCTCACCCAACTCAGCCAATCCCCGCCTGGAGAGGCCGACAGTTGCGGACCCTATTAACCACCTAACCCCTTTCCGATTTCCGAACTCAGATTCTCGCCGTTCGGACGCTTCAAGCTCTCGCACTCGGACAGTAACGAGGAGAAGGCGCTGAACCTCAGCTCCGCGGTGTGGTTCGCCTGGGGAGTCCTGCTGAACAGCGGCATCGGCGAGGGCACGCCCCGCAGCTTCTCCGCCCGGGTGCTGGGCATGGTCTGGGCAGGATTCGCGATGATAATCGTCGCCTCGTACACCGCCAACCTGGCCGCCTTCCTCGTGCTCGAGCGGCCCAAGACGAAGCTGAGCGGCATCAACGATGCCCGGCTGAGGAACACCATGGAGAACCTGACCTGCGCCACCGTCAAGGGCTCCTCCGTGGACATGTACTTCCGCCGCCAGGTGGAGCTGTCCAACATGTACCGCACCATGGAGGCCAACAACTACGCCACCGCCGAGCAGGCCATCCAGGACGTGAAGAAGGGGTAACGATTGCTTCAGGCCCGCGATCTTTTCCGTAGCTGAGCGTAGCATCGCATGTCATGGCACCAGATACTGTCCAGATCCAGATCCAGATCCAGATCCAGACTACAACtatactactactactattcACTCTCCACTCTCTAATACCACCTTCAAtctgtctctgtctctgtctctctaTATATCTTGCTCTTCCTCTGTTTCGATCTATTAGATATGTTTTGTAATCGTTAGCGGTATCGTATCGTGTTCGTGTTGGTCTTGCCCCCGTATTATCCGCCCCTAtgccattttattttcccataTCTTAGCATCCTCATGTCTTAAGTCCTTGCAGAGGTTCTTTGTTGTAGGTTATGACTTCATTCGAGCTCTAATAGTCTGATAGTACGAAAACACACaccaattaaatataattccaTTATCAAATTATCTTTTAATGAATACAATCATCACCTATTTGTTTTATACTATGAATTAATTGTATTGCCTGAACCTTCCGAAGAATCTGCAAGGATGAGGGAAGCTTCGGTCCATCGAAGCTatcaaatatttcttgttacTTGAACGTTTCTTCCTACTTGTTGTACCCCTATCCTACTCAAAGATATTTAAGCGCCATTTAAACATTTCATTCTCTCAATCTGCGATTATGTCCGCAGCAAGCTCATGGCCTTTATCTGGGACTCTTCTCGTCTGGAGTACGAGGCCTCCAAGGATTGCGAACTGGTTACTGCCGGAGAGCTGTTCGGACGGAGTGGCTACGGGATTGGACTGCAGAAGGGCTCGCCCTGGACGGACGCAGTCACGCTGGCCATCTTGGAGTTCCACGA
This portion of the Drosophila takahashii strain IR98-3 E-12201 chromosome 3R, DtakHiC1v2, whole genome shotgun sequence genome encodes:
- the Nmdar1 gene encoding glutamate [NMDA] receptor subunit 1, whose product is MAVAGFVYCWPLFGLAIILLTVLATPIDAAQRHTASDNPSTYNIGGVLSNSDSEEHFSTTIKHLNFDQQYVPRKVTYYDKTIRMDKNPIKTVFNVCDKLIENRVYAVVVSHEQTSGDLSPAAVSYTSGFYSIPVIGISSRDAAFSDKNIHVSFLRTVPPYYHQADVWLEMLSHFAYTKVIIIHSSDTDGRAILGRFQTTSQTYYDDVDVRATVELIVEFEPKLESFTEHLIDMKTAQSRVYLMYASTEDAQVIFRDAGEYNMTGEGHVWIVTEQALFSNNTPDGVLGLQLEHAHSDKGHIRDSVYVLASAIKEMISNETIAEAPKDCGDSAVNWESGKRLFQYLKNRNITGETGQVAFDDNGDRIYAGYDVINIREQQKKHVVGKFSYDSMRAKMRMRINDSEIIWPGKQRRKPEGIMIPTHLKLLTIEEKPFVYVRRMGDDEFRCEPDERPCPLFNNSDATANEFCCRGYCIDLLIELSKRINFTYDLALSPDGQFGHYILRNSSGAMTLRKEWTGLIGELVNERADMIVAPLTINPERAEYIEFSKPFKYQGITILEKKPSRSSTLVSFLQPFSNTLWILVMVSVHVVALVLYLLDRFSPFGRFKLSHSDSNEEKALNLSSAVWFAWGVLLNSGIGEGTPRSFSARVLGMVWAGFAMIIVASYTANLAAFLVLERPKTKLSGINDARLRNTMENLTCATVKGSSVDMYFRRQVELSNMYRTMEANNYATAEQAIQDVKKGKLMAFIWDSSRLEYEASKDCELVTAGELFGRSGYGIGLQKGSPWTDAVTLAILEFHESGFMEKLDKQWIFHGHVQQNCELFEKTPNTLGLKNMAGVFILVGVGIAGGVGLIIIEVIYKKHQVKKQKRLDIARHAADKWRGTIEKRKTIRASLAMQRQYNVGLNATHAPGTISLAVDKRRYPRLGQRLGPERAWPGDAADVLRIRRPYELGKPGQSPKVMAANQPGMPMPMLGKTRPQQSVLPPRYSPGYTSDVSHLVV